One region of Eurosta solidaginis isolate ZX-2024a chromosome X, ASM4086904v1, whole genome shotgun sequence genomic DNA includes:
- the LOC137234591 gene encoding mitochondrial uncoupling protein 4-like, with protein MQSQTQSKSGAECSPPPPPTATSSTRNQMRPVKYYYADSFACTYVVSVVAASIAELATYPLDLTKTRLQIQGEAAVDTNASIKPKYRGMIATAYGVVREEGTMKLWQGVSPALYRHVVYSGIRICSYDFLRRKLGSDENGHITLPLWKSALCGVSAGAVSQWLASPADLVKVQIKMEGKRRLMGKPARVHDAAHVFKEIIRRGGIAGLWKGSVPNVQRAAIVNLGDLTTYDTIKHMIMVKLSMPDCHTVHILSSICAGFVAKIMGTPADVVKTRIMNQPTDDKGSCLPAAAATNSSDNNNATVSEHTNFRVNHI; from the exons ATGCAAAGCCAAACGCAGAGTAAATCCGGTGCAGAGTGTtctccaccaccaccaccaacggccACATCTTCCACACGCAATCAAATGCGTCCAGTGAAGTATTATTATGCAGATTCATTTGCTTGCACTTACGTGGTATCCGTTGTAGCTGCTTCAATTGCGGAACTAGCCACCTATCCACTAGATCTGACAAAAACACGGTTACAAATTCAGGGGGAAGCAGCAGTTGATACAAATGCAAGCATTAAGCCTAAGTATCGTGGTATGATAGCGACAGCTTATGGAGTTGTCAGGGAGGAGGGCACTATGAAGCTGTGGCAAGGTGTCTCACCAGCACTTTACCGTCATGTAGTCTATAGTGGCATACGTATATGTAGCTATGATTTCCTACGTCGTAAATTGGGGAGCGATGAGAATGGCCATATAACATTACCATTGTGGAAGTCTGCGCTCTGTGGTGTGTCTGCAGGAGCAGTATCACAATGGCTAGCTTCACCAGCTGATCTTGTTAAGGTACAAATTAAAATGGAGGGCAAACGCCGGCTAATGGGCAAACCTGCACGTGTTCATGATGCTGCACATGTCTTTAAAGAAATTATACGTCGTGGTGGTATAGCTGGTTTATGGAAAGGTAGCGTACCGAATGTACAACGCGCAGCAATTGTTAATCTTGGTGATCTCACAACATATGATACTATAAAGCATATGATAATGGTCAAATTGAGTATGCCTGATTGTCATACGGTACATATACTTTCATCTATTTGTGCTGGATTTGTGGCTAAGATTATGGGAACACCAGCTGATGTGGTAAAAACAAGAATTATGAATCAACCGACTGACGATAAGGGCAG TTGTCTGCCTGCCGCAGCCGCTACCAATAGCAGCGACAACAACAACGCAACAGTATCCGAGCATACAAATTTTCGAGTGAATCACATATAA